In Sphingobacteriaceae bacterium, the following proteins share a genomic window:
- a CDS encoding general secretion pathway protein GspG, with the protein MKKSKSINKSLNKKLKGMTMTEILIVVAIIGLLMSMAVPKLIPLITRTKSLEAQMQLRHILNLEKNYFYVNSKYSTNLEDLGFEQSKLVTEDGKANYKIEIVEATNRSFVAKALSVTDFDQDGQLNIWQINQDEDMKELIKD; encoded by the coding sequence ATGAAGAAGTCCAAATCAATAAACAAAAGTCTTAACAAGAAACTCAAGGGCATGACAATGACAGAAATTCTGATTGTTGTTGCCATCATTGGATTACTTATGAGTATGGCCGTTCCGAAGCTGATTCCATTAATAACGCGTACAAAATCCCTGGAAGCTCAAATGCAATTGAGACATATTTTAAATCTCGAGAAGAATTATTTTTATGTCAACTCTAAATATTCCACGAATCTTGAAGATCTGGGCTTTGAACAATCGAAACTTGTCACCGAAGATGGAAAAGCAAATTACAAGATTGAAATAGTAGAGGCCACGAATCGCTCTTTTGTTGCAAAGGCATTATCGGTAACAGATTTTGACCAGGATGGTCAATTGAACATCTGGCAGATCAACCAGGATGAGGATATGAAGGAGCTTATTAAAGACTAG
- a CDS encoding general secretion pathway protein GspF, with translation MATIDLTKYAQKESSKTAPEARVGQSLSGILNKEISFFEKKFGAKEKEGFYSELGLLLSTGVDVKTAFEIIEEDVPNKKHKALLEQIKNDIISGLMIYEAIAKYPKIFTRYEAQSIKIGEETGKLADVLTELGAYYLAAVKLKRQIIGVLTYPIVVISMAILIVYFMLSFVVPVFADIFKQTGGELPQITQFLIDLSNQSGTIFSAIILIAIMFVVLHKTQSKKDGYRRFTSALFLKIPVINVLIRKVYLARFCQSMKLLSGAKVMIHEALDLVKNMIDYYPMEKALAVVKHEVIAEGKLLNESLAKHTIFPKKLVALIKLSEEVNAPEIIFDKLYKQYSDEIEHQQAVVAKLIEPLFLIVLGLFVGFILAAMYLPMFEMSNAKF, from the coding sequence ATGGCAACTATAGATCTTACAAAATATGCGCAGAAGGAATCTTCAAAAACTGCACCTGAGGCTCGGGTAGGGCAGAGCCTTTCCGGAATTTTAAATAAAGAAATAAGCTTTTTCGAAAAAAAATTTGGGGCGAAAGAAAAGGAAGGATTTTATTCTGAGCTTGGTTTGCTATTATCTACGGGAGTAGATGTAAAAACGGCCTTCGAAATTATTGAAGAGGATGTCCCGAATAAAAAACACAAAGCCTTACTCGAACAAATTAAAAATGATATTATAAGCGGTTTGATGATCTACGAAGCCATTGCGAAATATCCCAAAATTTTTACGCGTTATGAAGCGCAAAGCATCAAGATTGGGGAGGAAACAGGCAAGTTGGCGGATGTTCTTACCGAGCTGGGCGCTTACTATTTGGCAGCCGTAAAGCTTAAACGCCAGATTATTGGGGTGCTTACTTATCCTATCGTGGTAATTAGTATGGCAATTCTTATTGTCTATTTTATGTTGTCATTCGTGGTACCGGTGTTTGCAGATATTTTTAAACAGACAGGAGGTGAATTGCCGCAGATCACGCAATTCCTTATCGATCTTAGTAATCAGAGCGGAACCATTTTCTCAGCTATCATTTTAATAGCGATCATGTTCGTGGTGCTGCATAAGACGCAAAGTAAAAAGGACGGCTATCGTAGATTCACTTCTGCCTTATTCCTGAAAATCCCTGTTATAAATGTGCTTATTCGCAAAGTTTACCTTGCCCGGTTTTGTCAGAGTATGAAACTTTTGTCCGGTGCAAAGGTAATGATTCACGAAGCCCTGGATCTGGTAAAAAACATGATCGACTATTATCCCATGGAAAAAGCATTAGCAGTAGTGAAACATGAGGTTATTGCTGAAGGTAAATTATTGAATGAAAGTCTGGCAAAGCATACTATCTTCCCTAAGAAATTGGTGGCACTTATTAAATTAAGTGAAGAAGTAAATGCTCCTGAAATTATCTTTGACAAGCTTTACAAACAATATTCTGATGAGATAGAGCATCAACAGGCTGTTGTAGCGAAATTAATAGAACCTCTTTTCCTTATTGTGCTTGGTCTGTTTGTGGGATTTATTCTCGCGGCCATGTATCTGCCAATGTTCGAAATGAGTAATGCAAAATTTTAA